From a single Athene noctua chromosome 2, bAthNoc1.hap1.1, whole genome shotgun sequence genomic region:
- the NRBP2 gene encoding nuclear receptor-binding protein 2, which translates to MAVPEPDARLAQEKEEESEEESEILEESPCGRWQKRREQVNQGNMPGIQSTFLAMDTEEGVEVVWNELLFTDKKAFKAHEEKIKTMFEQLVLVDHPNIVKLHKYWLDVKDLKARVIFITEYVSSGSLKQFLKKTKKNHKAMNARAWKRWCTQILSALSFLHSCEPPIIHGNLTSDTIFIQHNGLIKIGSVWHRVFANALPDDLRSPIRIEREELRNLHFFPPEYGQKADGTAVDIFSFGMCALEMAVLEIQTNGDTRVSEEAIVRARHSLDDPNMREFILSCLTLNPDKRPTANNLLFHRVLFEVHSLKLLAAHCFINNQYLMPENVVEEKIKELDLNMVMAEIRREGRPGAQWRYSEVSFLELDKFLEDVRNGIYPLMNFAVSRPHALPRVLSQPQEDPQKAKTPTPEPFDVETRKVVQMQCNMELNEDKTQWHLTLLLILEDKLHRQLSYDLLPTDNSKDLAMELVHYGFIHEDDCEKLANFLENAFHKYRSPPL; encoded by the exons GTGAATCAGGGGAACATGCCGGGCATCCAGAGCACCTTCCTTGCCATGGACACTGAGGAGGGCGTGGAGGTGGTGTGGAACGAGCTGCTCTTCACTGACAAGAAGGCCTTTAAAGCCCATGAG GAGAAAATCAAGACCATGTTTgagcagctggtgctggtggATCACCCCAACATCGTCAAGCTTCACAAATACTGGCTGGACGTGAAAGACCTGAAGGCACGG GTCATCTTCATCACAGAATACGTGTCTTCAGGGAGCCTGAAGCAGTTcctgaagaaaaccaagaaaaaccaCAAGGCCATGAATGCCAGG GCCTGGAAGCGCTGGTGCACTCAGATCCTCTCTGCTCTCAG CTTCCTGCACTCCTGCGAGCCGCCCATCATCCACGGCAACCTGACCAGCGACACCATCTTCATCCAGCACAACGGGCTCATAAAGATCGGCTCAG TCTGGCACAGGGTGTTTGCCAACG CCCTCCCGGACGACCTGCGGAGCCCCATCAGGATTGAGAGGGAAGAGCTCCGCAACCTGCATTTCTTCCCGCCGGAGTACGGCC AAAAGGCTGACGGGACTGCCGTGGACATCTTCTCCTTCGGGATGTGCGCGCTGGAG ATGGCAGTGCTGGAGATCCAGACCAATGGGGACACGCGGGTCTCGGAGGAGGCGATCGTGCGGGCGCGGCATTCGCTGGACGATCCCAACATGCGG GAGTTCATTCTGTCGTGCCTGACCCTCAACCCAGACAAGCGGCCGACAGCGAACAACCTGCTCTTCCACCGGGTGCTCTTTGAGGTGCATTCCCTGAAGCTGCTGGCAGCGCACTGCTTCATCAACAACCAGT ATCTGATGCCAGAGAATGTGGTGGAGGAGAAGATAAAGGAACTGGACCTGAACATGGTGATGGCCGAGATCCGGAGGGAGGGTCGGCCCGGAGCCCAGTGGAG GTACTCGGAGGTCTCCTTCCTTGAACTCGACAAATTCTTAGAAGACGTCAG GAACGGGATCTACCCCCTGATGAACTTCGCTGTCTCCAGACCCCACGCCCTCCCGCGGGTGCTCTCCCAGCCCCAGGAGGACCCTCAGAAAGCCAAGACTCCCACCCCAGAGCCCTTCGATGTGGAGACCAGGAAG GTGGTGCAAATGCAGTGTAACATGGAGCTGAATGAGGACAAGACCCAGTGGCAC CTGACCCTTCTGCTGATCCTGGAGGACAAACTGCATCGACAGCTGAGCTACGACTTGCTGCCCA ctgatAACTCCAAGGACCTGGCCATGGAGCTGGTGCACTATGGATTCATCCATGAG GACGACTGTGAAAAGCTGGCGAACTTCCTGGAAAATGCCTTCCACAAATACCGGTCTCCTCCCTTGTGA